A region from the Acyrthosiphon pisum isolate AL4f chromosome A1, pea_aphid_22Mar2018_4r6ur, whole genome shotgun sequence genome encodes:
- the LOC100169349 gene encoding ras-related protein Rab-21-like, translating into MDDSGDGLTSTGSRTTAQSFKVVLLGEGCVGKTSLVLRYTEDKFNDKHVSTLQASFVKKKLNLNGRRINLSIWDTAGQERFHALGPIYYRMSNGAILVYDITDEDSFQKVKNWIKELKKMLGSEICLVIAGNKIDLEKDRTVSLEDAEKYASSVGAVHFHTSAKMNSGIEEIFLSLCRMMIEKADKQTADNLVTLNRSGSTRRRTVIIDDEDDVPSKESSRWCCSS; encoded by the exons ATGGACGATTCGGGAGACGGTCTAACCTCGACTGGCAGCAGGACGACCGCGCAGAGCTTCAAAGTAGTCCTGTTGGGCGAAGGGTGCGTGGGCAAAACGTCACTGGTGCTACGGTACACCGAAGACAAGTTCAACGACAAGCACGTCAGCACGCTACAG GCGTCATTTGTCAAGAAAAAGCTCAATCTCAATGGACGGAGAATAAACTTGTCGATATGGGATACAGCCGGACAAGAGAGGTTTCATGCCTTGGGGCCGATTTACTATCGAATGTCCAATGGTGCAATACTGGTTTACGACATTACCGATGAAGATTCTTTCCAGAAA GTGAAAAATTGGATTAAAGAACTAAAAAAGATGTTAGGAAGTGAAATTTGTCTTGTTATTGCAggaaacaaaattgatttagaaAAAGATCGTACAGTTTCATTAGAAGATGCAGAAAA GTATGCCAGTTCAGTTGGTGCTGTACATTTTCATACATCAGCCAAAATGAATTCAGGCATTGAAGAAATATTCTTGAGTCTGTGTCGCATGATGATAGAAAAGGCTGATAAACAAACTGCTGATAATTTAGTTACATTAAATCGGTCAGGAAGCACAAGGAGAAGAACCGTAATAATTGATGATGAGGACGATGTGCCATCCAAAGAATCCTCTCGTTGGTGTTGCAGTAGTTAA
- the LOC103309849 gene encoding zinc finger MYM-type protein 1-like, whose translation MSQRSSVVERIDKQLILQIETEKMYWEKVLTRVAAVVKALSSRGLPLRGHDDKFGSTHSGNFIMSLELIAEFDPFLSNHITQYANKGKGSTSYLSFATFEQFVNIMAEQVKETIVNEIKDAKYFSLVVDSTPDISHTDQLSLIFRYVKKNGEPVERFLQFFANAGHKSEDMADAIFMALGANELDIKNCRGQSYDNASNMSGMYSGLQARIKEACFHAVYIPCAAHSLNLVGECAASCCTLANEFFYFLQNTYTFFSSSTNRWNVLNECLSKSINLTVKRVSDTRWSARHDACLSLSRNWNEIIKALNIIINSSTEKSTTKCEAKGLLKNLKSLEMGILTTLWNDILERFNCISKKLQSVHIDLTTVVTLYESLIYYIQDLRNSFAYYEKLGKEKSGVDKYKINRKRKRKMPHGESNQNNSTFQQSDSFRINTFTVILDSLIAELNKRKSAYDTVNIKFGFLFDLTKLPLSKVREQAIQLQLEYPEDLGSSFSNECIHFRSHLSGLEDNNLPITVLDLYKILKHPNISNLYPYIEIALRMYLCSPVSNCSAERSFSALKRIKSYLRSTIDNDRLNSLAILSIESEITSSLKYKKVIEEFSIQKAHRKNI comes from the coding sequence ATGTCACAAAGAAGTTCTGTAGTTGAACGCATTGATAAACAACTTATTTTACAAATAGAAACAGAAAAGATGTATTGGGAAAAAGTGTTGACAAGAGTAGCAGCTGTTGTGAAAGCATTGAGTTCCAGAGGACTTCCATTGAGAGGACATGATGATAAATTTGGTTCTACTCATAGTGGCAATTTTATAATGAGTTTAGAGCTCATAGCTGAATTTGATCCATTTCTTTCCAATCACATTACACAATATGCCAATAAAGGAAAAGGAAGTACATCTTATTTATCTTTTGCAACTTTTGAACAATTTGTTAACATTATGGCTGAACAAGTGAAAGAAACTATAGTAAATGAAATTAAAGATGCTAAATATTTCTCTTTAGTAGTAGATTCAACGCCTGACATCTCTCATACTGATCAATTGTCATTAATATTCAGATATGTCAAAAAGAATGGTGAACCTGTTGAAagatttttacagttttttgcCAATGCTGGACATAAATCTGAAGACATGGCTGATGCAATTTTTATGGCATTAGGAGCAAATGAACTGGATATTAAAAACTGCCGTGGTCAGTCATACGACAATGCATCCAATATGTCAGGCATGTACTCGGGACTTCAGGCAAGAATAAAAGAAGCATGTTTCCATGCAGTTTACATACCTTGTGCTGCACATTCATTAAACTTAGTTGGGGAATGTGCAGCCAGTTGCTGTACACTTgcaaatgaatttttttattttcttcaaaatacctatacatttttttcttcttcaacTAATCGTTGGAATGTATTGAATGAATGCCTTTCAAAATCCATAAATTTAACAGTTAAGAGAGTATCAGACACTCGGTGGTCTGCACGCCATGATGCTTGTCTAAGTTTATCTCGAAATTggaatgaaattataaaagctttaaatattattataaatagttcaacAGAAAAATCAACAACCAAATGTGAAGCCAAAGGTTTGTTGAAAAATCTGAAAAGTTTAGAAATGGGTATATTAACAACACTTTGGAATGATATATTGGAAAGGTTCAACTGTATTAGTAAAAAACTGCAGAGTGTTCACATTGATTTAACAACAGTTGTGACTTTGTAcgaatcattaatatattatattcaagacTTACGAAATAGTTTTGCATACTATGAAAAATTGGGTAAAGAAAAATCTGGTGTAGATAAGTACAAAATTAATCGAAAAAGAAAAAGGAAAATGCCTCATGGAgaatcaaatcaaaataattcaacatttcaacAAAGCGATTCATTTAGAATAAATACTTTTACAGTCATATTAGATTCATTAATTGCAGAGCTGAACAAAAGAAAGAGTGCTTATGAtactgttaatataaaatttggttttttatttgatCTTACTAAATTGCCATTGTCCAAGGTAAGAGAACAAGCCATACAATTGCAACTAGAATATCCAGAAGACCTTGGTTCTTCATTCTCTaatgaatgtattcattttcGAAGTCATTTATCTGGATTAGAAGATAATAATTTGCCGATAACTGTTTTagatttgtacaaaatattaaaacatccTAATATTTCCAATTTATATCCATATATTGAAATAGCATTACGCATGTATTTATGTAGTCCGGTATCAAATTGTTCTGCAGAACGATCCTTTAGTGCACTGAAAAGAATAAAGTCCTACTTAAGATCAACTATTGATAATGACAGACTTAATTCGTTAGCTATACTAAGTATTGAATCAGAAATAACCAGTTCTctcaaatacaaaaaagtaattGAAGAATTTTCTATTCAAAAGGCtcatcgtaaaaatatataa